From one Bacteroidales bacterium genomic stretch:
- a CDS encoding ATP-binding cassette domain-containing protein has product MLSAPVIHLTNATVYRNLILTLSEVEFQVFPGEFIYLVGKTGSGKTSLLKTLYAELFVDEGEATIAGFDLLNLKVKEIPFLRRKLGIVFQDFQLLTDRTVQKNLEFVMRSTGWRDKEKIQKRAHEVLSLVGIPTKGFKMPHELSGGEQQRVCIARALINQPEIILADEPTGNLDPETAEEIVALLYEISKQGKSVIVATHNHFMIDKFPGRVVRMDRGKVISS; this is encoded by the coding sequence ATGCTGTCTGCTCCTGTCATACACCTTACAAACGCCACTGTTTACCGCAATTTAATACTTACACTTTCGGAGGTTGAGTTCCAGGTTTTTCCCGGCGAATTCATTTACCTGGTCGGGAAAACCGGCAGCGGAAAGACCAGCCTTCTCAAGACTTTGTACGCCGAACTTTTTGTTGATGAAGGAGAAGCAACCATAGCAGGATTTGATTTGCTCAACCTAAAAGTTAAAGAAATTCCGTTTCTGCGGCGAAAATTGGGAATTGTTTTTCAGGATTTTCAACTACTTACCGACCGGACAGTTCAGAAAAACCTTGAATTTGTCATGCGCTCGACCGGCTGGCGTGATAAAGAAAAAATTCAAAAACGTGCCCATGAAGTTTTATCGCTGGTAGGAATTCCGACAAAAGGTTTCAAAATGCCTCATGAGCTTTCGGGAGGTGAACAGCAGCGGGTTTGCATTGCCCGGGCACTGATCAATCAACCTGAGATCATTCTTGCTGATGAACCCACCGGAAACCTTGATCCCGAAACGGCTGAAGAAATTGTTGCCTTGCTTTACGAAATCAGTAAACAGGGCAAATCAGTGATCGTTGCAACCCACAACCACTTCATGATTGATAAATTTCCGGGTAGGGTGGTGAGGATGGACAGAGGGAAAGTAATTTCAAGTTGA
- a CDS encoding T9SS type A sorting domain-containing protein: MSITKIMIPLLFLLLVFFFQFASAQSDQKMMIIIIDGARYTETFGDPDYSWIPRMKAIAAEGTIISDFRNDGITYTNRAIPALWSGAWTEVRDTVYQGKFTQYSVKPSIFEYYRKYKQESADNCFYILKYLSSLWLPSFDQSYGPTYWPTFYSEGIGDEGVCNNTKALMNEEQPDFMWVYLADVDHAGHSGDWNYYTTTLRRADSIVGVLWDHVQSLPYYQDKTTLIVTNDHGRHDNQHGGFTGHGCGCEGCRRIQFLAVGPNIKQNFTSFQARILPDMAVTAAHILGFEMEKATGQVMQEILKTSSTQEVGARHNLSLNISPNPTSGMASVTVFVGEPSEGVLSIFEITGKLVISRKLGFLQQGINTFTIGNNSLSEQELSPGVYLISLKHGGAVVSDKMIVL, encoded by the coding sequence ATGAGCATCACTAAAATCATGATTCCATTGCTGTTCTTATTGTTGGTGTTTTTTTTTCAGTTTGCCAGTGCCCAATCCGATCAAAAAATGATGATTATCATCATTGACGGCGCCCGTTACACCGAGACATTTGGTGACCCCGATTATTCCTGGATTCCGCGTATGAAAGCCATTGCTGCTGAAGGAACGATTATCAGCGATTTTCGTAATGATGGTATTACCTATACCAACCGGGCAATTCCTGCCTTGTGGTCGGGTGCATGGACTGAAGTGCGAGACACGGTGTACCAGGGTAAGTTCACCCAATACTCAGTTAAACCCAGTATTTTTGAGTATTACAGAAAGTATAAACAGGAGTCGGCCGACAACTGTTTTTATATCCTGAAGTACTTATCAAGCCTTTGGCTGCCAAGCTTTGATCAAAGTTACGGACCAACTTACTGGCCGACGTTTTACAGCGAAGGAATCGGGGATGAGGGCGTTTGCAACAATACCAAAGCCCTGATGAATGAGGAACAACCCGATTTCATGTGGGTTTATCTTGCCGATGTGGATCATGCCGGTCATAGCGGCGACTGGAATTATTACACCACTACCCTTCGCCGCGCCGACAGCATTGTTGGAGTGTTATGGGACCATGTTCAATCGCTGCCCTATTACCAGGACAAAACCACCCTGATCGTGACCAACGACCATGGCCGCCATGATAACCAGCACGGAGGTTTTACCGGCCACGGCTGCGGCTGCGAAGGCTGTCGCCGTATTCAGTTTCTGGCTGTGGGGCCAAACATCAAACAAAATTTCACCTCTTTCCAGGCAAGAATTTTACCTGATATGGCCGTTACGGCCGCTCATATCCTCGGTTTTGAAATGGAAAAAGCAACTGGCCAGGTGATGCAGGAAATTTTAAAGACAAGTTCAACCCAGGAGGTCGGCGCCAGACACAATTTGAGTTTAAATATAAGTCCAAACCCAACTTCCGGCATGGCGTCGGTAACAGTATTTGTTGGCGAACCATCAGAAGGAGTGCTGTCAATTTTTGAAATTACCGGAAAATTAGTGATATCCCGCAAATTAGGTTTCCTGCAACAGGGAATAAATACTTTTACCATTGGTAACAATAGCCTGTCAGAACAGGAATTGAGTCCCGGAGTGTACCTGATCAGTTTAAAACATGGAGGTGCTGTTGTTTCAGACAAAATGATAGTCCTCTGA
- a CDS encoding ATP-binding protein, translating into MVNLHNMTYIPRQSEDLVMKYLKAFPVVGVMGPRQSGKSTMLKKLLGNEYTFVTFDDLQVRQLFYDDPVRFFNTYSNKVVFDEAQQIPELFPFLKMAVDSDRSNYGKFVVTGSGQFLLGKHVSESLAGRIGLVPLLPFQLSEIPENNRMHTFYWGCYPEIVTRDFYLADAWHNSYLETYLQKDVRQLLNIGDIHAFTLFLRALAANACQLFNLSSISRDTGIPVSTLKRWLSVLEASYIIFQLQPYFNNFGKRIIKSPRIFFYDNGLLSFLVGITGKEDWERGLMYGALFENLIVADLMKKRWHEGQYFQLYYHRTSNGDEIDLIIDFGQNFHLVEIKASHTYKPAFHKVIEKYKESASHSWIVYQGKTFKIDHQMMAINYEEFLSISDWKSIDQYI; encoded by the coding sequence ATGGTAAATTTACATAATATGACTTACATCCCCCGTCAGTCGGAAGATTTGGTAATGAAATATCTTAAAGCTTTCCCGGTCGTTGGTGTTATGGGGCCACGACAATCAGGGAAATCAACCATGCTTAAAAAACTTCTCGGGAACGAATACACTTTCGTTACCTTCGATGATTTACAGGTAAGACAGTTATTTTACGATGATCCGGTAAGATTTTTCAATACCTATTCAAATAAAGTAGTTTTTGATGAAGCCCAACAGATACCTGAATTATTTCCATTTTTAAAAATGGCTGTGGATAGCGATCGGAGTAATTATGGCAAATTTGTAGTTACCGGCTCTGGCCAATTCCTGCTTGGGAAGCATGTGTCTGAAAGCCTTGCAGGCAGAATTGGCTTAGTGCCTTTGTTGCCATTCCAATTAAGCGAAATACCCGAAAATAATCGGATGCATACATTTTATTGGGGTTGCTATCCCGAAATTGTAACAAGGGATTTTTATCTGGCCGATGCCTGGCACAATTCTTACCTGGAAACTTATTTGCAAAAAGATGTCCGGCAATTGCTGAATATTGGCGATATCCATGCTTTTACACTTTTTTTGCGTGCGCTGGCTGCTAACGCATGTCAATTATTCAACCTCTCATCAATTTCGCGGGATACAGGCATCCCGGTGAGCACATTAAAACGCTGGCTTTCGGTGCTTGAAGCATCTTACATCATTTTTCAACTTCAGCCGTATTTCAATAACTTTGGAAAAAGGATCATTAAAAGCCCCAGGATATTTTTCTACGATAACGGACTGCTTTCATTTCTTGTGGGCATAACAGGAAAAGAAGATTGGGAAAGGGGTTTGATGTATGGCGCTTTATTCGAAAATTTGATTGTAGCTGATTTGATGAAGAAGCGTTGGCATGAAGGACAATATTTTCAACTATATTATCACCGGACAAGTAATGGAGATGAGATTGACTTAATCATTGACTTTGGGCAAAATTTTCATTTGGTTGAGATAAAAGCATCACATACTTATAAACCTGCATTTCACAAAGTCATTGAAAAATACAAAGAGTCAGCAAGCCATTCATGGATCGTTTATCAAGGCAAAACCTTTAAAATTGATCATCAAATGATGGCAATTAACTATGAAGAATTCCTCAGTATCAGTGATTGGAAATCCATTGATCAGTACATTTAA